One segment of Macrotis lagotis isolate mMagLag1 chromosome 1, bilby.v1.9.chrom.fasta, whole genome shotgun sequence DNA contains the following:
- the LOC141506639 gene encoding olfactory receptor 8B3-like has protein sequence MALENASSVTEFILAGLTDQPELQLPLFFLFVGTYVITIVGNLGLIILIRMNSQLHTPMYYFLFNLSFIDLCYSSVFTPKMLMNFVLKKNIISYSGCMAQLYFFCFFVISEIYVLTIMAYDRYVAICSPLLYNVTMSNQVCSWLVGGAYVLGFTGAMAHTGCMLRLSFCDANVINHYMCDVFPLLQLSCTSTYVNELVVFIVVGTNIIVPSVTIFTSYALILSSILSISSTEGRSKAFSTCSSHIIAVALFFGSASFMYLKPPSSGSVDHSKVSSIFYTNVGPMVNPLIYSLRNKDVQSALRRTLKRRIFFRTAAQFP, from the coding sequence ATGGCTTTGGAAAATGCCTCTTCAGTGACTGAGTTCATACTTGCAGGTTTAACAGATCAACCAGAGCTTCAGTTACCCCTGTTTTTCCTGTTTGTGGGGACCTATGTGATCACTATAGTGGGAAACCTGGGACTGATCATTTTAATTAGGATGAATTCTCAGCTTCACACTCCTATGTACTATTTCCTCTTCAACTTATCTTTCATAGATCTCTGCTACTCTTCTGTCTTTACTCCTAAAATGCTGATGAACTTTGTGCTTAAGAAAAACATCATCTCTTATTCAGGATGCATGGCTCaactttatttcttctgtttttttgttatttctgaaATCTATGTGTTGACAATAATGGCTTATGATCGTTATGTTGCCATCTGTAGTCCATTGTTATATAATGTTACTATGTCCAATCAGGTCTGTTCATGGCTAGTAGGTGGGGCATATGTATTGGGGTTTACTGGTGCCATGGCCCACACTGGATGCATGTTGAGACTGTCTTTCTGTGATGCCAACGTCATAAACCATTACATGTGTGACGTATTCCCCCTCCTCCAGCTCTCCTGTACCAGCACTTATGTCAATGAGCTGGTGGTTTTCATTGTTGTGGGCACTAACATCATAGTTCCCAGTGTCACCATCTTCACCTCTTATGCTCTCATCTTGTCCAGTATCCTGAGCATCAGCTCCACTGAAGGCAGGTCAAAAGCCTTCAGCACCTGTAGCTCCCACATAATTGCTGTTGCTCTTTTCTTTGGGTCAGCTTCATTTATGTATCTCAAGCCACCTTCATCAGGGTCTGTGGACCACAGTAAAGTATCTTCAATATTTTACACAAATGTGGGACCCATGGTAAATCCACTCATTTATAGTCTAAGGAATAAAGATGTTCAGTCTGCCTTGAGGAgaaccttaaaaagaagaatatttttcagaacagcagcacaatttccataa